From Variovorax sp. PMC12, the proteins below share one genomic window:
- the pilB gene encoding type IV-A pilus assembly ATPase PilB has translation MAAAELPVKESAQIALPGLARALISAGKLAAKTAEDIYQKSLSGRTSFIAELTGTGAVSAADLAHTLSSAFGAPLLDLDAIDHQRLPKDLLDPKLCHAYRIVVLSKRNNRLIVATADPSDQQAAEKIKFASQMGVDWVIAEYDKLSRMIEAAAVSAAETINSIVGSEFEFDEVTPDTSGDANDQAIAEVEDAPVVRFLHKMLLDAVSMRASDIHFEPYEHNYRVRFRVDGELREVASPPTVIKDKLASRIKVISRLDISEKRVPQDGRMKLKIGPDRVIDFRVSTLPTLFGEKIVVRILDPSSARLGIDALGYDADEKARLLHAIGRPYGMVLVTGPTGSGKTVSLYTCLNLLNQPGVNIATAEDPSEINLPGVNQVNVNERAGLTFAAALRAFLRQDPDIIMVGEIRDLETADISIKAAQTGHLVLSTLHTNDAPTTLTRMRNMGIAPFNIASSVILITAQRLARRLCTVCRAPADVPREALLDAGFQEEQLDGSWKPYRPVGCSACSGGYKGRVGIYQVMPISEAIQEIILRDGSALDIAQQSEREGVRSLRQSGLRKVMQGLTSLEEVVACTNE, from the coding sequence ATGGCCGCTGCCGAACTTCCAGTCAAAGAATCCGCGCAGATAGCGCTTCCTGGGCTCGCGCGCGCGCTGATTTCGGCCGGCAAGCTGGCCGCCAAGACGGCGGAAGACATTTATCAGAAGTCGCTGAGCGGCCGCACCAGCTTCATCGCGGAACTGACCGGCACTGGCGCCGTGTCGGCCGCGGATCTTGCCCATACCCTTTCCAGCGCATTCGGTGCCCCGCTGCTCGACCTCGACGCCATCGACCACCAGCGCCTGCCCAAGGACCTGCTCGACCCGAAGCTCTGCCACGCCTACCGCATCGTCGTTCTCAGCAAGCGCAACAACCGGCTGATCGTTGCCACGGCAGACCCGTCGGACCAGCAGGCGGCGGAGAAGATCAAGTTCGCGTCGCAGATGGGCGTCGACTGGGTCATCGCGGAATACGACAAGCTGTCGCGCATGATCGAAGCCGCCGCCGTGAGCGCGGCGGAGACCATCAACAGCATCGTCGGCAGCGAGTTCGAATTCGACGAGGTCACGCCCGACACCTCGGGCGACGCCAATGACCAGGCGATCGCCGAAGTCGAAGACGCGCCGGTGGTGCGTTTCCTCCACAAGATGCTGCTCGACGCCGTCAGCATGCGGGCATCGGACATCCATTTCGAGCCCTACGAGCACAACTACCGTGTGCGTTTCCGCGTCGACGGCGAACTGCGCGAGGTCGCCAGCCCGCCGACCGTCATCAAGGACAAGCTCGCCTCCCGCATCAAGGTGATTTCGCGGCTCGACATCTCCGAGAAGCGCGTGCCGCAGGACGGCCGCATGAAGCTCAAGATCGGCCCCGACCGCGTGATCGACTTTCGCGTGAGCACGCTGCCCACGCTGTTCGGCGAGAAGATCGTGGTTCGTATCCTCGACCCCAGCAGCGCGCGCCTGGGCATCGATGCGCTGGGCTACGACGCCGACGAGAAGGCGCGGCTTCTGCATGCCATCGGCCGCCCCTACGGCATGGTGCTGGTGACCGGCCCGACGGGTTCGGGCAAGACGGTGTCGCTCTACACCTGCCTGAACCTGCTGAACCAGCCGGGCGTGAACATCGCAACGGCGGAAGACCCGTCGGAAATCAACCTGCCTGGCGTCAACCAGGTCAACGTCAACGAGCGCGCGGGGCTGACTTTCGCCGCCGCGCTGCGCGCGTTCCTGCGGCAGGATCCGGACATCATCATGGTCGGCGAAATCCGCGACCTCGAGACAGCGGATATTTCGATCAAGGCGGCGCAGACGGGCCACCTGGTGCTCTCGACGCTGCACACCAACGACGCGCCGACCACGCTCACGCGCATGCGCAACATGGGCATCGCGCCGTTCAACATCGCATCGAGCGTGATCCTGATCACCGCGCAGCGCCTTGCGCGGCGGCTGTGCACCGTCTGCCGCGCGCCCGCGGACGTACCGCGCGAAGCCCTCCTCGACGCGGGATTCCAGGAAGAACAACTGGACGGCAGCTGGAAGCCTTACCGCCCGGTCGGCTGCTCGGCATGCAGCGGCGGCTACAAGGGCCGCGTCGGCATCTACCAGGTGATGCCGATCTCGGAAGCGATCCAGGAAATCATCCTGCGCGACGGCAGCGCACTCGACATCGCACAGCAGTCCGAGAGGGAAGGCGTGCGCTCGCTGCGCCAGTCCGGCCTGCGCAAGGTCATGCAGGGCCTGACTTCGCTCGAAGAAGTCGTGGCCTGCACCAACGAATAA
- a CDS encoding polyprenyl synthetase family protein codes for MPVPAADTSPTATVLDLIAGDMVEVDRVIARRLDTGVPLVSQVSKYIISAGGKRLRPALLLLMSGALGYTGEQRFNLAAVVEFIHTATLLHDDVVDESTLRRGRATANESFGNPASVLVGDFLYSRAFQMMLDADNMRVMQILAEATNVIAEGEVLQLMNMHDASLDEAAYLRVIRSKTAKLFEASTRLAAVLAGATPEVEEACATYGQALGTAFQVIDDVLDYAGDANETGKNVGDDLREGKTTLPLIFAMQRGTPAQSQLVRAAIEAGDTAQLGKVVEIVRETGALDASREAAAAEAQRAIHALNGFPSNLHASGLLQLAAQLLERRA; via the coding sequence TTGCCAGTTCCCGCCGCCGACACCTCCCCCACCGCCACCGTGCTGGACCTGATTGCCGGCGACATGGTCGAAGTCGATCGTGTCATCGCCCGCCGCCTCGACACGGGCGTGCCGCTGGTCAGCCAAGTCTCCAAGTACATCATCTCCGCGGGCGGCAAGCGCCTGAGGCCAGCGCTTCTGCTGCTGATGTCGGGCGCGCTGGGCTACACCGGCGAGCAGCGCTTCAATCTGGCGGCAGTGGTGGAGTTCATCCATACCGCGACGCTGCTGCACGACGACGTGGTCGACGAATCGACGCTGCGCCGTGGCCGCGCAACGGCCAACGAATCGTTCGGCAATCCGGCCAGCGTGCTGGTCGGCGACTTCCTCTACTCGCGCGCCTTCCAGATGATGTTGGACGCCGACAACATGCGGGTGATGCAGATCCTGGCCGAGGCAACCAACGTGATCGCCGAAGGCGAAGTGCTGCAGTTGATGAACATGCACGACGCGTCGCTGGACGAAGCAGCCTACCTGCGCGTGATCCGCTCCAAGACCGCCAAGCTTTTCGAAGCCAGCACCCGGCTCGCGGCCGTCCTGGCCGGCGCCACGCCCGAGGTCGAGGAAGCCTGCGCCACTTATGGGCAAGCGCTGGGCACCGCATTCCAGGTGATCGACGACGTGCTGGACTATGCAGGCGACGCCAACGAGACAGGAAAGAACGTCGGCGACGACCTGCGCGAAGGCAAGACCACGCTGCCGCTCATCTTTGCGATGCAGCGCGGAACGCCTGCGCAGAGCCAGCTCGTGCGCGCCGCCATCGAGGCCGGAGACACCGCCCAGCTGGGCAAGGTGGTCGAGATCGTTCGCGAAACCGGGGCACTGGATGCTTCCCGCGAAGCCGCTGCCGCAGAAGCTCAACGCGCAATTCATGCATTGAATGGCTTTCCGTCCAATTTGCACGCTTCAGGTTTGCTACAATTGGCGGCTCAGTTGCTTGAGCGACGTGCCTGA
- the rplU gene encoding 50S ribosomal protein L21, with protein MYAVIKTGGKQYRVASGEKIKVEQIAADVGQEIVIDQVLAVGNGAEIKVGTPLVSGATVTVTVLSHGKHDKVRIFKMRRRKHYQKRQGHRQQFTELQIGAIAG; from the coding sequence ATGTACGCGGTCATAAAAACCGGCGGCAAGCAGTATCGCGTTGCTTCCGGCGAAAAAATTAAAGTAGAACAGATTGCTGCGGACGTAGGCCAGGAAATCGTGATCGACCAGGTTCTGGCTGTCGGAAACGGCGCTGAAATCAAGGTTGGCACGCCCCTGGTGTCCGGCGCAACGGTGACAGTCACGGTACTGTCGCACGGCAAGCACGACAAGGTTCGCATCTTCAAGATGCGCCGTCGCAAGCATTATCAGAAACGTCAAGGCCATCGCCAGCAGTTCACCGAACTGCAAATCGGCGCGATCGCCGGCTAA
- the rpmA gene encoding 50S ribosomal protein L27 produces MAQKKGGGSTRNGRDSKPKMLGVKAFGGELISAGSIIVRQRGTQFHPGVNVGVGKDHTLFALVDGHVSFGQKGALNKHTVNVTPAA; encoded by the coding sequence ATGGCACAGAAAAAAGGCGGCGGCTCAACGCGAAACGGGCGCGATTCCAAGCCCAAGATGCTCGGCGTGAAGGCCTTCGGCGGCGAACTGATCAGCGCAGGCTCGATCATCGTGCGCCAGCGCGGCACCCAGTTCCACCCCGGCGTGAACGTCGGCGTGGGCAAGGACCACACGCTCTTCGCCCTGGTCGACGGCCACGTGTCGTTCGGTCAAAAGGGTGCACTGAACAAGCACACGGTCAACGTGACGCCGGCGGCGTAA
- the cgtA gene encoding Obg family GTPase CgtA, whose translation MKFVDEAFIDIAAGDGGNGCVSFRHEKYKEFGGPNGGDGGRGGHVFAVADSNLNTLVDFRYSRRHEAKRGEHGMGSDMFGAAGDDITLRMPVGTIISDAETGEVLFELLNEGEVITIAKGGDGGFGNMRFKSAINRAPRQKTPGWPGEKRSLKLELKVLADVGLLGMPNAGKSTLISAISNARPRIADYPFTTLHPNLGVVRVGPEQSFVVADLPGLIEGASEGAGLGHLFLRHLQRTRLLLHVIDMAPFDDSIDPVAQAKAIVGELKKYDAALYEKPRWLVLNKLDMVPADERAARVKDFVKRLRFKGPVFEISALTREGCEHLVQAIYQQVKAQQAAEHAPVEVDPRFIPLPPEGA comes from the coding sequence ATGAAGTTCGTCGACGAAGCCTTCATCGACATCGCCGCGGGCGATGGCGGCAACGGCTGCGTGTCGTTCCGTCATGAGAAATACAAAGAGTTCGGCGGCCCCAACGGCGGCGACGGAGGCCGTGGCGGCCACGTCTTCGCGGTGGCCGACTCGAATCTGAATACTCTTGTCGATTTCCGCTATTCCCGCCGCCACGAGGCCAAGCGCGGAGAGCACGGCATGGGCTCCGACATGTTCGGCGCCGCTGGCGACGACATCACGCTCAGGATGCCGGTCGGCACGATCATCTCCGACGCCGAAACCGGCGAGGTGCTGTTCGAACTCCTGAACGAAGGTGAAGTCATCACCATCGCCAAGGGTGGCGACGGTGGCTTCGGCAACATGCGCTTCAAGAGCGCCATCAACCGCGCCCCGCGCCAGAAGACGCCCGGCTGGCCCGGCGAGAAGCGCAGCCTCAAGCTCGAACTCAAGGTCCTGGCCGACGTGGGCCTGCTCGGCATGCCGAATGCCGGCAAGTCGACACTGATCAGCGCCATCTCCAATGCCCGTCCTCGCATCGCGGACTACCCCTTCACCACGCTGCACCCGAACCTCGGCGTCGTGCGCGTCGGCCCGGAGCAGAGCTTTGTGGTGGCCGACCTGCCCGGACTGATCGAGGGTGCTTCCGAAGGCGCCGGCCTCGGCCATCTTTTCCTGCGCCACCTGCAGCGCACCCGCCTGCTGCTGCACGTGATCGACATGGCGCCGTTCGACGACAGCATCGACCCGGTGGCGCAAGCCAAGGCCATCGTCGGCGAACTGAAGAAATACGACGCGGCGCTCTACGAGAAGCCGCGCTGGCTGGTGCTCAACAAGCTCGACATGGTGCCCGCCGACGAGCGTGCCGCGCGCGTCAAGGACTTCGTCAAGCGCCTGCGCTTCAAGGGGCCGGTGTTCGAGATCTCGGCGCTCACGCGCGAAGGCTGCGAGCACCTGGTGCAGGCGATCTACCAGCAGGTCAAGGCGCAGCAGGCGGCCGAGCATGCGCCGGTCGAAGTCGATCCGCGCTTCATTCCGCTGCCGCCCGAAGGCGCCTGA
- the proB gene encoding glutamate 5-kinase, whose amino-acid sequence MTSNSGSTALRDARRIVVKVGSSLVTNEGRGLDEAAIGEWCRQLAELVRDGREVVMVSSGAIAEGMKRLGWRTRPHEIHELQAAAAVGQMGLAQMYETKLRENQIGSAQVLLTHADLADRERYLNARSTLVTLLRLGVVPVINENDTVVNDEIKFGDNDTLGALVANLVEADALVILTDQKGLYTADPRKDPEAKFVHEAAAGDPALEAMAGGAGSSIGKGGMITKILAAKRAAGSGASTVIAWGREADALLRLAKGESIGTLLVAQTAKHQARKRWMADHLQLRGAVVVDPGAAAKVRAEGKSLLPIGMTGVSGEFSRGDVIAVRDTEGVELARGLANYSSVEARLLCRKPSSEFERLLGYVAEPEMVHRDNMVLMPG is encoded by the coding sequence ATGACTTCGAATTCTGGATCCACCGCCTTGCGGGATGCCCGCCGTATCGTCGTGAAGGTGGGCTCCAGCCTCGTGACCAACGAAGGGCGCGGTCTCGACGAAGCGGCCATCGGCGAATGGTGCCGCCAGTTGGCGGAACTCGTGCGTGACGGCCGCGAGGTCGTCATGGTGTCCAGCGGCGCCATTGCCGAAGGCATGAAGCGGCTCGGCTGGCGCACCCGCCCGCACGAGATCCATGAGTTGCAGGCGGCGGCGGCGGTAGGGCAGATGGGCCTGGCCCAGATGTACGAGACCAAGCTGCGCGAAAACCAGATCGGCAGCGCCCAGGTGCTGCTGACGCATGCCGACCTTGCCGACCGCGAGCGCTACCTCAACGCGCGTTCCACCCTCGTCACGCTGCTGCGGCTGGGCGTGGTCCCGGTCATCAACGAGAACGACACCGTCGTCAACGACGAGATCAAGTTCGGCGACAACGACACGCTCGGCGCGCTCGTGGCCAATCTCGTGGAGGCCGACGCGCTGGTCATCCTCACGGACCAGAAGGGCCTCTACACGGCCGATCCGCGCAAGGACCCTGAAGCGAAGTTTGTGCACGAAGCCGCGGCGGGCGATCCGGCGCTCGAGGCCATGGCCGGCGGTGCGGGGTCGAGCATCGGCAAGGGCGGGATGATCACCAAGATCCTCGCGGCCAAGCGCGCCGCGGGCTCCGGCGCCTCCACGGTCATCGCCTGGGGGCGGGAAGCCGATGCGCTGCTGCGCCTGGCGAAGGGCGAATCCATCGGCACGCTGCTGGTGGCGCAGACCGCCAAGCACCAGGCCCGCAAGCGCTGGATGGCCGATCATCTGCAGCTGCGCGGCGCCGTGGTCGTCGACCCAGGCGCGGCGGCCAAGGTCCGGGCCGAGGGCAAGAGCCTGCTGCCGATCGGCATGACTGGCGTGTCGGGCGAGTTCTCGCGCGGCGACGTGATCGCGGTGCGCGATACCGAAGGCGTTGAACTGGCCCGGGGGCTGGCCAACTATTCGAGCGTGGAAGCGCGGCTGCTCTGCCGCAAGCCCTCGTCCGAGTTCGAGCGACTGCTGGGCTATGTGGCGGAGCCTGAAATGGTCCACCGCGACAACATGGTGTTGATGCCCGGCTGA
- a CDS encoding CNP1-like family protein yields the protein MTLLPITKRPSFRRNAERALLLACFGVLAGCASGNHDTDNADWAQAGMPPPPKRTETDKEWAETAVPPPPAFSESRLLPISMPPYMSLQFGIDPNTIAITDDGIVRYVVVAHNRSGGAVNAFYEGVRCATSEMKSYARYNEGSWHENEKPEWKRFYDLNSSYTKALAGQALCRGNAPRASVGEMVQNIRNPVREVQ from the coding sequence ATGACCCTTCTGCCAATCACAAAGCGCCCTTCCTTCCGACGCAACGCTGAACGCGCCCTCCTGCTCGCCTGCTTCGGCGTCCTCGCCGGCTGCGCTTCGGGCAACCACGACACCGACAACGCCGACTGGGCCCAGGCCGGCATGCCGCCGCCGCCCAAGCGCACCGAGACGGACAAGGAGTGGGCCGAAACCGCCGTTCCGCCGCCCCCGGCGTTCAGCGAAAGCCGCCTGCTGCCGATCTCGATGCCGCCGTACATGAGCCTGCAGTTCGGCATCGACCCGAACACGATCGCCATCACCGACGACGGCATCGTGCGCTACGTGGTGGTGGCCCACAACCGCTCCGGCGGCGCCGTCAATGCCTTCTACGAAGGCGTGCGCTGCGCGACGTCGGAGATGAAGAGCTACGCCCGCTACAACGAAGGCAGCTGGCACGAGAACGAGAAGCCCGAGTGGAAGCGCTTCTACGACCTGAACTCCAGCTACACCAAGGCGCTGGCCGGCCAGGCACTGTGCCGCGGCAATGCCCCGCGCGCATCGGTCGGGGAAATGGTCCAGAACATCCGGAATCCGGTCCGGGAAGTTCAGTAA
- a CDS encoding RNA pyrophosphohydrolase encodes MLDRDGFRPNVGIILLNQRNQVFWGKRIRTHSWQFPQGGIDRGESPEQAMFRELHEEVGLHPEHVRIVARTRDWLRYEVPDRFIRRDARGHYKGQKQIWYLLQLVGHDWDLNLRATDHPEFDAWRWHDYWVPLDVVVEFKRGVYEMALTELARYLPRQDFRNRFLRSNVRAREFERHSLDAGAPPGLDLPPGGSFDPHPDIPSVSDDPSANHKAPFLPTQR; translated from the coding sequence ATGCTCGACCGGGACGGCTTCAGGCCCAACGTCGGCATCATCCTGCTCAACCAGAGAAACCAGGTTTTCTGGGGCAAACGCATACGCACGCATTCCTGGCAGTTTCCGCAAGGCGGCATAGACCGCGGCGAAAGTCCCGAGCAAGCCATGTTCCGGGAACTGCATGAGGAAGTGGGGCTCCACCCGGAGCATGTGCGCATCGTGGCCCGTACCCGCGACTGGTTGCGCTACGAGGTGCCGGATCGGTTCATCCGCCGTGACGCACGGGGCCACTACAAGGGCCAGAAACAAATCTGGTATTTGCTGCAACTCGTCGGCCACGATTGGGATCTCAATCTGCGTGCAACCGACCATCCCGAATTCGACGCCTGGCGCTGGCATGACTACTGGGTGCCGCTCGACGTTGTCGTCGAGTTCAAGCGCGGCGTCTACGAGATGGCGCTCACCGAGCTTGCTCGCTACCTGCCACGGCAGGATTTCCGCAACCGCTTCCTGCGCAGCAACGTGCGCGCCCGAGAATTCGAGCGCCACTCGCTGGACGCCGGGGCGCCGCCCGGACTGGACCTGCCGCCGGGCGGCAGCTTCGATCCGCATCCAGACATTCCTTCAGTGAGCGATGACCCTTCTGCCAATCACAAAGCGCCCTTCCTTCCGACGCAACGCTGA
- a CDS encoding proline--tRNA ligase gives MKASRFFVSTLKEAPADAEVASHRLMMRAGMIKKLGTGIYTYMPMGLRVIRKVEAIVREEMNRAGAVEMTMPVVQPAEFWQETGRFEKMGPELLRIKDRHDRDFVIQPTSEEVVTDIARQEIRSYKQLPKNFYQIQTKFRDERRPRFGLMRGREFIMKDAYSFDRDLDAAKASYQVMAQAYRNIFDRFGLRYRAVAADSGAIGGDLSEEFQVIAATGEDAIVYCPDSDYAANMEKAEALAPAGPRPAAAKALEKTPTPGKSTCADVAELLGVPLSTTIKSLVLATDIVDEAGNPKGSQVWLLLLRGDHDMNEIKVGKLPGLNQGFRFATLAEIDEHFGCKPGYLGPLNLKKPVKLVADREAAVMADWITGANEVDFHMTGVNWGRDLPEPDLVADIRNVVAGDASPDGKGVLAIERGIEVGHVFVLGTKYSKDMNATYLDEGGKPQFLEMGCYGIGITRLPAAAIEQNHDERGIIWPDALAPFTVVVCPIGMDRSPEVKVAAEALYEELLAKGIDVLLDDRGERPGAMFADWELIGVPHRVVISDRGLKEGQLEYQGRRDTAATKVPVAGIAEFISGKLAK, from the coding sequence ATGAAAGCTTCCCGATTTTTTGTCTCCACCCTCAAGGAAGCGCCCGCTGACGCAGAGGTCGCGAGCCACCGGCTCATGATGCGCGCCGGCATGATCAAGAAGCTCGGCACGGGCATCTACACCTACATGCCCATGGGTCTGCGCGTGATCCGCAAGGTCGAGGCGATCGTGCGCGAGGAAATGAATCGCGCCGGCGCCGTCGAGATGACGATGCCGGTGGTGCAGCCGGCCGAGTTCTGGCAGGAGACCGGCCGCTTCGAGAAGATGGGCCCCGAGCTGCTGCGCATCAAGGACCGGCATGACCGCGACTTCGTGATCCAGCCGACCAGCGAAGAAGTGGTCACCGACATTGCCCGCCAGGAAATCCGCAGCTACAAGCAGCTGCCGAAGAATTTCTACCAGATCCAGACCAAGTTCCGTGACGAGCGCCGCCCGCGCTTCGGCCTGATGCGTGGGCGCGAGTTCATCATGAAGGACGCCTACAGCTTCGACCGCGACCTCGACGCCGCCAAGGCCAGCTACCAGGTCATGGCGCAGGCCTACCGCAACATCTTCGACCGCTTCGGCCTGCGTTACCGCGCCGTGGCGGCCGACAGCGGCGCCATCGGCGGCGACCTGAGCGAAGAATTCCAGGTGATCGCCGCAACGGGCGAGGACGCCATCGTCTACTGCCCCGACAGCGACTACGCCGCCAACATGGAAAAGGCCGAGGCGCTCGCCCCGGCCGGCCCGCGTCCCGCTGCCGCCAAGGCGCTCGAGAAGACGCCGACTCCCGGCAAGAGCACCTGCGCCGACGTGGCCGAACTGCTGGGCGTGCCGCTTTCCACCACCATCAAGTCGCTGGTGCTGGCCACCGACATCGTGGACGAGGCCGGCAACCCCAAGGGCTCGCAGGTCTGGCTGCTGCTGCTGCGCGGCGACCACGACATGAACGAGATCAAGGTCGGCAAGCTGCCCGGCCTGAACCAGGGCTTCCGCTTCGCGACACTCGCCGAAATCGACGAGCACTTCGGCTGCAAGCCCGGCTACCTGGGCCCGCTGAACCTCAAGAAGCCCGTCAAGCTCGTGGCCGACCGCGAAGCCGCCGTCATGGCCGACTGGATCACCGGCGCGAACGAAGTCGATTTCCACATGACCGGCGTCAACTGGGGCCGCGACCTGCCCGAGCCCGACCTGGTGGCCGACATTCGCAACGTGGTCGCCGGCGACGCCTCGCCCGACGGCAAGGGCGTGCTGGCCATCGAGCGCGGCATCGAAGTGGGCCATGTGTTCGTGCTGGGCACCAAGTACAGCAAGGACATGAACGCCACCTACCTCGACGAAGGCGGCAAGCCGCAATTCCTCGAGATGGGCTGCTACGGCATCGGCATTACCCGCCTGCCGGCCGCCGCCATCGAACAGAACCATGACGAGCGCGGCATCATTTGGCCCGACGCGCTGGCACCGTTCACCGTGGTGGTCTGCCCGATCGGCATGGACCGCAGCCCCGAGGTCAAGGTGGCGGCCGAAGCGCTCTACGAAGAACTGCTCGCCAAGGGCATCGACGTGCTGCTCGACGACCGCGGCGAGCGCCCCGGCGCGATGTTCGCCGACTGGGAACTCATCGGCGTGCCGCACCGCGTCGTCATCTCCGACCGCGGCCTGAAGGAAGGCCAGCTCGAATACCAGGGTCGGCGCGACACCGCGGCCACCAAGGTGCCTGTGGCCGGCATCGCCGAATTCATCAGCGGCAAGCTCGCGAAATGA
- a CDS encoding lytic transglycosylase domain-containing protein produces the protein MSLEGGLSRRHCLGGAMTAGALTMLSLPRTAQAGAQIEEPLIDSVRTALSSAIHNKAPPVPEFPNTEARLVYLRWLGEMSERLKKKIPDWPSRKEFLQTAWYESKRSGLEVSLVLGLVQVESNFRKFAVSSAGARGYMQVMPFWTRVIGDSDPGKLFHMQTNLRFGCVILRHYLDRENGDLFMTLGRYNGSRGKSPYPNAVFANQRLWAFNDRDRERDRSAA, from the coding sequence ATGAGCCTGGAGGGCGGCCTCTCGCGACGCCATTGCCTGGGCGGCGCCATGACGGCGGGCGCCCTCACGATGTTGTCGCTGCCCCGGACCGCCCAGGCCGGCGCGCAGATCGAGGAGCCGCTGATCGACTCGGTGCGCACCGCGCTGAGTTCGGCCATCCACAACAAGGCGCCGCCGGTGCCCGAGTTCCCGAACACCGAAGCCCGGCTGGTCTACCTGCGCTGGCTCGGCGAGATGAGCGAGCGGCTCAAGAAGAAGATCCCCGACTGGCCGTCGCGCAAGGAATTCCTGCAGACCGCCTGGTACGAGTCCAAGCGCTCGGGCCTCGAGGTGAGCCTGGTGCTGGGGCTCGTGCAGGTCGAGAGCAATTTCCGCAAGTTTGCGGTGTCGAGCGCCGGCGCGCGCGGCTACATGCAGGTGATGCCCTTCTGGACGCGCGTGATCGGCGACTCCGACCCCGGCAAGCTGTTCCACATGCAGACCAACCTGCGTTTCGGCTGCGTCATCCTGCGCCACTATCTCGACCGCGAGAACGGCGACCTGTTCATGACGCTCGGACGCTACAACGGCAGCCGCGGCAAGTCGCCTTACCCGAATGCGGTGTTCGCCAACCAGCGGCTCTGGGCTTTCAACGACAGGGACCGCGAGCGCGACCGCTCGGCCGCCTGA
- a CDS encoding hemolysin family protein, giving the protein MTLTQSLLIIVLLIALSAFFSLAEITLAASRRLRLRQMADEGDPRAEKVLRVQEQPGHYFTVVQIGLNAVAILGGVVGEGSLSPYFAVFFEKWLSVEAAGNVAFLCSFVIVIAVFLVFADLFPKRLGMSNPEKLAVRMVGPMLLLITTFKPLVWFFTRCTDLLFKALGMPMARDDKITSADILAMTEAGARAGVLAVREQQVIANVFELETRLVSSVMTVRDNIAWFLHDDPETVLRARIVAEPFSAYPVCDGDIDHVLGYVDAKDMFQRVLSGQPLAFDQGLPLHKALVIPDRLSLTEVLEQFQQAHEDFAIIVNEYSLVVGVITLNDVMSTVMGDLVSMPDEEQIVQRDENSWLIDGITPIQDVQRALHIDELPHSEEYETLAGFLMVMLRRVPKRTDNVTWGGYTFEVMDVDSYRIDQVMVTKGSGTAKAPAA; this is encoded by the coding sequence ATGACCCTGACCCAAAGCCTGCTCATCATCGTCCTGCTGATCGCGCTGAGCGCGTTCTTCTCCCTTGCAGAGATCACCCTCGCAGCCTCGCGCCGCCTGCGACTGCGCCAGATGGCCGACGAGGGCGACCCCCGGGCCGAGAAGGTGCTGCGGGTGCAGGAGCAGCCGGGCCACTATTTCACCGTGGTGCAGATCGGCCTGAACGCCGTGGCCATCCTCGGCGGCGTGGTGGGCGAAGGGTCGCTCAGCCCCTATTTCGCCGTCTTCTTCGAGAAATGGCTGAGCGTGGAAGCCGCGGGCAACGTGGCGTTCCTGTGCTCCTTCGTGATCGTCATCGCGGTGTTCCTGGTGTTCGCCGACCTGTTCCCCAAGCGGCTGGGCATGAGCAACCCCGAGAAGCTGGCGGTGCGCATGGTCGGGCCGATGCTGCTGCTGATCACCACCTTCAAGCCGCTGGTGTGGTTCTTCACGCGCTGCACCGACCTGCTGTTCAAGGCGCTCGGCATGCCGATGGCGCGAGACGACAAGATCACCTCGGCCGACATCCTCGCGATGACCGAAGCCGGCGCGCGGGCCGGCGTGCTCGCGGTGCGCGAACAGCAGGTGATCGCCAACGTGTTCGAGCTGGAGACGCGCCTCGTCAGCAGCGTGATGACGGTGCGCGACAACATCGCGTGGTTCCTGCACGACGACCCCGAGACGGTGCTGCGCGCGCGCATCGTGGCCGAGCCGTTCTCGGCCTACCCGGTGTGCGACGGCGACATCGACCACGTGCTGGGCTACGTGGACGCCAAGGACATGTTCCAGCGCGTGCTCAGCGGCCAGCCGCTGGCCTTCGACCAGGGCCTGCCGCTGCACAAGGCACTCGTCATTCCCGACCGGCTGTCGCTGACCGAGGTGCTCGAGCAGTTCCAGCAGGCGCACGAAGACTTCGCGATCATCGTCAACGAATACAGCCTGGTGGTGGGCGTGATCACGCTCAACGACGTGATGAGCACGGTGATGGGCGACCTGGTGTCGATGCCCGACGAAGAGCAGATCGTGCAGCGCGACGAGAACTCGTGGCTCATCGACGGCATCACGCCCATCCAGGACGTGCAGCGCGCGCTGCACATCGACGAGCTGCCGCATTCGGAGGAATACGAGACGCTCGCGGGCTTCCTGATGGTGATGCTGCGCCGCGTCCCCAAGCGCACCGACAACGTCACCTGGGGCGGCTACACCTTCGAGGTGATGGACGTCGACAGCTACCGCATCGACCAGGTGATGGTCACCAAGGGCTCGGGCACCGCCAAGGCGCCGGCGGCCTGA